A section of the Cydia splendana chromosome 1, ilCydSple1.2, whole genome shotgun sequence genome encodes:
- the LOC134794535 gene encoding neural cell adhesion molecule 2-like produces the protein MVSRITVSGAERSWLNHTVRCQAANTPLLSPHERAARVEMHLRPTSVAITDKPGQMSADTEVTLVCVSHGSRPPAQITWFRENRRYTRGKHNDLSNDTTSVSRLTIVPQPEDDGAVMRCRADNAILRTALEDSFKMSVVCKYMYDTSSVNRLTIVPQPEDDGAVMRCRADNAILRTALEDSFKMSVPEDDGAVMRCRADNAILRTALEDSFKMSVVCKYMYDTSSVNRLTIVPQPEDDGAVMRCRADNAILRTALEDSFKMSVVYKPVLAMSLGSTLNANDIKEGDDVYFECNIRANPKEHRISWFHNDQQINQNMSSGVIFSTKSLVLQGVTRRDGGLYTCSAANQIGEATSQAVYLRVQCKETIYLSYPKTDKLTDRNMFSGVTLSTKSLVLQGVTRRDGGLYTCSAANQIGEATSQAVYLRHQVAGAARRHEERRRVIHLQRRQPDRGGDQPGGVLEGAV, from the exons ATGGTTTCCCGCATCACAGTCAGTGGTGCGGAGCGAAGCTGGCTGAACCACACTGTGCGATGCCAAGCTGCTAACACTCCTTTACTCAGTCCGCATGAAAGAGCGGCCAGGGTTGAGATGCACT TACGTCCAACCTCAGTGGCGATCACGGACAAACCTGGGCAGATGTCAGCAGACACCGAAGTCACTCTGGTCTGCGTCAGCCACGGCAGCAGGCCGCCGGCTCAAATCACGTGGTTCAGGGAGAACAGGCGATATACTAGAGGGAAA CACAACGACTTATCCAACGACACGACATCGGTCAGTCGGCTGACGATCGTCCCGCAGCCGGAAGACGACGGCGCGGTGATGCGGTGTCGCGCCGACAACGCCATACTGCGTACAGCGCTGGAGGACTCCTTCAAAATGAGCGTCGTATGTAAGTACATGTACGACACGTCGTCGGTCAATCGCCTGACGATCGTCCCGCAGCCGGAAGACGACGGCGCGGTGATGCGGTGTCGTGCCGACAACGCCATACTGCGTACAGCGCTGGAGGACTCCTTCAAAATGAGCGTC CCGGAAGACGACGGCGCGGTGATGCGGTGTCGCGCCGACAACGCCATACTGCGTACAGCGCTGGAGGATTCCTTCAAAATGAGCGTCGTTTGTAAGTACATGTACGACACGTCGTCGGTCAATCGCCTGACGATCGTTCCGCAGCCGGAAGACGACGGCGCGGTGATGCGGTGTCGCGCCGACAACGCCATACTGCGTACAGCGCTGGAGGACTCCTTCAAAATGAGCGTCGTTT ATAAGCCAGTATTAGCCATGTCGCTGGGTAGCACGTTGAACGCGAACGACATCAAGGAGGGGGACGACGTGTACTTCGAATGCAACATCAGGGCGAACCCGAAGGAACACCGCATTTCGTGGTTCCATAAC GACCAGCAAATAAACCAGAACATGTCTTCCGGCGTCATCTTCAGCACCAAGTCGCTGGTGCTACAAGGCGTCACAAGGAGAGACGGCGGGCTTTACACTTGCAGCGCCGCCAACCAGATAGGGGAGGCCACCAGCCAGGCGGTGTACCTGAGGGTGCAATGTAAGGAGACTATCTACTTATCTTACCCAAAGACAGACAAACTCACAGACAGGAACATGTTTTCTGGCGTCACCTTGAGCACCAAGTCGCTGGTGCTGCAAGGCGTCACGAGGAGAGACGGCGGGCTATACACTTGCAGCGCCGCCAACCAGATAGGGGAGGCGACCAGCCAGGCGGTGTACCTGAGG CACCAAGTCGCTGGTGCTGCAAGGCGTCACGAGGAGAGACGGCGGGTTATACACTTGCAGCGCCGCCAACCAGATAGGGGAGGCGACCAGCCAGGCGGTGTACTTGAGGGTGCAGTGTAA